One Osmerus eperlanus chromosome 2, fOsmEpe2.1, whole genome shotgun sequence genomic window, CAACGATAAAAAATACTCTCACTAAAACAAATATTAGCGCCGACACATACTTTGCCTACATCGCTTCTACACTGCGTGATAGTAGGCTACCTTATTTCTTAATGTAGTTTAGGGGTTGCAGCGGGATTCTAGGCTAACACATTTGTGGCAGAAGAAACCCAAACGTTGTAACTAGTTTGGGAAACAGCTACCAAAATGTTGGGATGTGCCTAGGTCGCTTCCTGTTCCACATGTTGTATTAACTAACGTAGTAAAAGTGCTATATCACTGCCTCATGTGGTACTTTCTGGAATTCACTAGCATGATACTTCGACTTGAGTCATTGAGGAGGAGCATGAATGCTGACTGACTTTAAAATAGCTGTCACAACAACTGAAATTGCTTTCTCATCCTGTATTCAATCAAGAAGGATCTTGCTCTTTAAATCAATCGTTGGGAGAAGAAATTATCGATATAAGGGTATATTCTAGGTAAGTAGCATGCTACAGATGTTTTCATTCATATTGCAGTTTGCTAGATACATATTTTTTCACTTTAACATATTAACACATTAGCTTGGTTAGCCAGTCAAGCCCGACAGGAGGATTGGTGTTAGCCAGTCTCGTATAATTTTTCGGATGCCTTGTCAAGAACATTCAACGCTAACGTGTTCATATACTATATTTCAAACTGGCTAGTGCTAGCTAATGCGATTAATCGTTGTTGGTCAAAGCCAGCTAACATAGCACTATGATTAGAACATCGATTAAATCAATGATTTAGTGTCagatggctagctagctactcgaGCTTAGCGCTAGAGATGGTGCTAGAGCTAGCTATATTAGCAGATTGAACGTGAAAGACATGCAAGATATATCAGTTCTTATATTCAACGTTGACAAGATGCCGTTAGCCTTCATATATTACAGTACTGTTTTCACCAAGTAAACAGTTGATAACTTGGTAACCAGTTCGATAAGCTATCTATGGCTAACTGGACAGTTAGCACTACTGTGTGATAGCTAGACTAGCTTTTCTGGCAGTGGCTATACCACCTACACAATGTAGCTCTAATTATACAGTCACTGAAATTACATCAATGTAGCTAGATAAACGTGATTACCCAGGCTAAATATTTATTGAATCTATTAGCTAATCGGGTGGGACCAGCAATATCATTATTAGTGTCACCCAGTTACAGTATGTAACTAGCTAACAACTTACTAACTACTTAGTTATAGCTTGGCTTAGCATGGAGGCCAACTCTGGCTgcttagctagttagctagatgGTATTGAAAAATCTGCTTTAGACTGTGATTGTCGTCAAATTAATCAGGCATGAACGTTAGCAACCCGCTAAGCCTGTTGCATAATTATCTAGCACTAGCCTAGGCAGCACAAAAAAACAGATCCAGCCAATGGTTTCTAGCTAGCCCTAATCGTTATTGTAGCTATAGCTACAGCCTATCGGCCATTCCATTATTTCGGTGTATATGGGGGGCAGCACTGGGTGGGGTCAGTATTGTGAATTGTGTCATTAATTTTATTCCTTGTGTTCTACTAATAAATGTCAAGAATTAGATACCGGTTATCACCATAGTGCCATGGAGTTTCCTGATCTTGGAGAGCATTGCTCTGAGAAGTCCTGCAAGCGCCTGGGTGAGTTGTCACAGGGTATCTTACCTAGTATGCCCAGCACCCCTGTACCCCACATTGTTATTGGTCCTCTCCTATTGCAATTGTTGGGTTTAAGTATTCAGCAGTATTATACATTGTAATTGTATTAGGAGAAGAGCATATGACTCATTTTTAATGGCATCAACCAGCTGGTGTTCTTATGTCTTACAGATTTCCTACCAATGAAATGTGATGCATGTGAAGAGATCTTCTGTAAAGATCACGTAACCTATGCAAATCACAAATGCATGTCATCCTACAAGAAGGTATGTAATTTGTGATTGATCTTTATTTCCCTTATGCTTTTGCCCTAGACATGACCTTAAGTTAGCCTAATGTTTGTAGTTCAATGGTGGTTGAGCTTGTCTGCAGGCAAAGTACCAATAGTTCTGTCTGTTCTTTTAGGATGTCCAGGTCCCGGTTTGTCCTCTGTGCAATACTCCAATTCCCATCAAGAGGGGAGAAATGCCTGACATCAAAGTTGGAGAGCACATTGATCGGGACTGCAAATCAGATCCtgctcagagaaagagaaaggtatAGGAAGTGACAATGCTGCTGTCATCATTCTGCCTATGTATCATCTCATACCCCTTAGGACTTATATTGATGTACTATGTTAATTTGGATAAGTAATGCCAAAGTGTCTGTTTTGCAGGTATTTACAAACAAATGCTCGAAGGGAGGCTGTAAGCAGAAAGAAAT contains:
- the zfand2a gene encoding AN1-type zinc finger protein 2A isoform X4 codes for the protein MEFPDLGEHCSEKSCKRLDFLPMKCDACEEIFCKDHVTYANHKCMSSYKKDVQVPVCPLCNTPIPIKRGEMPDIKVGEHIDRDCKSDPAQRKRKVFTNKCSKGGCKQKEMIKVTCDDCHLNFCLKHRHPLDHDCKTDGKPASKSG